The window GCTCCTCAGGAGGTCACAGGGGAGTCCAGTCCATTATCGATATAATTGGTACAAAAAATTTTATCCGTCTTAAAATAGGTATAGGAAGGTCCTCAGAAATACCCCCTGAAGAATTTGTCCTTGAACCATTCAAAGCCGAAGAAAAGGAGATTATTAAAGAATCCATAGAAAGGGTTGTGGATGCAATTACATTTATCCTTACCCATGGCATAGATGCAGCGATGAATAAGCTTAATTAAGACTTTATAAGACTTACAGCAGGGTTCAAGTGGAAATTTAAAATGCAAAAATCAAAAATCAAAATTAAGGAATTCCTCCCAAAAACAGAGATAGAAATTCCTTAAAATTCCCTCTCCCTCGATGGGAGAGGGTGAGGGTGAGGGATTTGGGTCCTTAACTTTGCATTTTGATTTTATAAAATTAAGTGGTAGAATTTTTAAGAAAAATGATTTAAAATTAAATTTAGATGTTAATTTTATTTGTTTTTTTATTGATATTGATGGTGCCATCTGTGGCTTATGCCTGGGGGCCGCTGACCCATTTTTACTTAGGGCATCAGGTCCTGGCACTGGGAGCATCTGTTGTCCCGTTAGGAATATACAATCTTATAAAAAAGTTTAAGAATGATTTCCTGTACGGCAATATCAGTGCTGACATAATAGTTGGTAAGAGGTTTCAGGCTTTTGAAAAAAGTTCGCATAACTGGAATGTCGGCAGGAAACTCCTTAAAGCAGCCAGGACTGAACAGCACAAATCGTTTGCTTATGGTTACCTTACTCATCTTGCTGCTGACACTGTTGCCCACAATTACTACATCCCCAAATTCTTTACAATAACAAATCTCACGCATCCAATTCTGGAAGTCAAGGCGGATAGTATTATTGATAAAGAATACCGCTACATGGTTAAAAATATGGACAAACTCGTTCAGCTCAGGAACGATGTTTTTCTCGAAAAATTTCTTGAGAGGTTATTCCTTTCTTTTAAGACCAATAAGAAAATCTTTAAGGGTGTTTTGCTGCTGTCAAGATTTTCCCATACAATTCCTGTTACTAATTTTGTAGATAAAAGACTTCCTGATGGGGTGACAGATGAGGAAATCCTTGATTTTCAGAGCAAGTCTCTTGTTATGATGTTTGAGCTTTTGAGGGACGGCGAGATCTCAAGCGTGTTTAAAAAAGACCCCATGGGGAGGGCGCATAAAACCCTTCA of the Nitrospirota bacterium genome contains:
- a CDS encoding zinc dependent phospholipase C family protein, giving the protein MLILFVFLLILMVPSVAYAWGPLTHFYLGHQVLALGASVVPLGIYNLIKKFKNDFLYGNISADIIVGKRFQAFEKSSHNWNVGRKLLKAARTEQHKSFAYGYLTHLAADTVAHNYYIPKFFTITNLTHPILEVKADSIIDKEYRYMVKNMDKLVQLRNDVFLEKFLERLFLSFKTNKKIFKGVLLLSRFSHTIPVTNFVDKRLPDGVTDEEILDFQSKSLVMMFELLRDGEISSVFKKDPMGRAHKTLQ